TACGTCTGCTCCTCCTTCAATCCTGAAACCGTCGTCATTGAGGTAAAAACCCATAAAATCGTCGGTTCAGTGAAGCAGGCAAGCCCCTTCTGCCCGAACATCGCGGCCTCCCCAGATGGAAAACAGGTGTGGTTTACCCTTAAAGATACGGGCAAAGTTCAGGTCTTTAACGCTAAGCCACCTTTTGATTTGCTCAAGACGCTGGATACCGGGCCGATCACCAATCACGTCAACATTGTGCGCAATGCGCAGGGCAGCTTTGCCTGGATAACCGTCGGCGGCCTGAACAAGGTGGATGTGTATCGCACAGATGACTTCTCACTTGTCGCCTCTATCCCGGTCGGCAACCTGCCACATGGGCTGTGGCCCTCGGGCGATGGAAAGCGGATCTACGTCGGGCTTGAGAACGCCGATGCACTCACGGCCATTGATACGGCAACCTACAAAGTGACCGCCACCATCCCGATCGGGCAGGCGCCACAGGCGGTCGCCTATGTGCCTGGAGCCGTGCCGACTGGCGACGGAACCCAAGGCTTGCAGCCGTTGGGGTGGCTGGCCACGCTGTCCACCTTAAATTGAAATCTGTCCATGCTGCACAGGGCGCGCAACCCGCCACGACCGCCTCTTTGTTCGAGCAAGGGATCACGCAGATCCTCCAGGCGTCTGCCACCGGCCTCGAACCCAAGCAGAGCTATCTGCTGGCGCTGGCGGATCAAGCTGATGGCAAGGGGAAGCTGGAGTCGCTGACGCAGTTTATGACCAATCCCGCGGGCGCAGCCATCGTGAATGCGGTCGGGCCGATCCGCCAAATCGTCGATGCCCAACATGCTGATGAGCGCCGCTATCTGGTGATAGTCAAACAGCAGGGGAGATTGTGCAGGTTCAGACGCCCTAATTCCCCAGCAAAATGAGGCGCGCGAAAAATAAGGTTTATAAAGCCCACCGGATAGGGGGCTTTTTTTATATTGCTGGCGCCATAATCGATGCCCTTAAAATCCCATCTGCGTAAATAATCATACCGGCTACCGGTTTACTCCCGCTTAGGAGCATATTGATGCTGATAGACGGTGCCATGTCTGTTAATTTAAGCCCTTGGCTGGAAAAGATAAAAATAACGCCGCCTTCCCCCTACAAGGAGTTGTTGATGCCAGTAAATTTTGATCTCAACGATCTCTATGCTTTTCGCGCCCTGGTTGAGTATGGCAATTTTCGGCTGGCTGCTGAGTCTATCTGCCTGTCACAGTCTGCGTTGAGCCGAAGAATAGACAAACTTGAGGGCGCACTGGGCCTGAAGTTATTCGAGCGTACGACCCGGCGTGTCAGCCTGACCCTTGCCGGGCAGACATTCGCTGAGCGGGCAGGACGGCTCCTGACCGATTTTGAGGATGTGATGGCCGACATCAGCGAGGTTGGCCAGAGCCGGACTGGTCTGGTGACGGTCGCTTGCGTCCCTTCCGCCGCCTATTACTTTATGCCCAATGTGATAAGCCGCTTTCAGGCCAGATACCCCAGGGTGCGGGTAAAGCTTATCGACAGCAGCGCCAGCACTGTTTATGACGCGGTGGTCAGCGGGCAGGCAGATTTTGGCATCAGCTTTTCGGGTAGCCGGCAGCCGGATATCGAGTTTTTGCCCCTGATTGAGGACCGGTATGTGGCCGCTTGCCGCCATGATCACCCACTCGTGGGCAAGAAGAGCCTGACCTGGCAGGCGTTTTATCAGTATGCCTGGCTCGGTCTGGATAAGACCTCTGGCAACCGAAACCTGCTCGATCAAGCGCTGGCAGAGGTAGTGCCTGAGCGCCCCAGCCGTTGTGAAACCCGGCATGTGACCACCCTGCTCGGCATGGTCGAGGCGGGGCTGGGCATTGCCGCGGTTCCTGCGATGTCACTGCCCGCCTCCGGCCATTCCATCCTGACCCACCTGCCCCTGACCGACCCTGTGGTCACGCGCACCGTGGGCCTGCTCAAGCGCAACGGACGCATACTGTCACATGTGGCCGCTGAGCTTGAGAAACTGATTACTGAGCAGTATCCACCAACGTAGCCGACTGCCGCATGGCAACCGCCCTCAGGCCAGTCGACCGCACCACTTCCTGTACCGCTGCTGACGAGAGGTAATCCAGCAGCTTTTTTGCCTCTTGGCTCCTCACTCTCTGCTTTATATTTGAAAATTATCCACGCTTTTTTGTTACCTGCTTTACAAGTGTGAATAAAGGACGCGCCAATGTATTGATATGCGAGCGCCAGAGAGTTATACGATAAAGTGAAATATATGGGCATAAATCAATGGCTAAAAAGCACGGAGACATGCATCTCATGAATACATAGTTAATTTAAATGATTTAGTTAACATCGATATTTTTTAAATAAATTTCATAAGGATATAAATCATGGCTATTCCTGCTTATCTGTGGCTCACTAGCGAAAAAGGAGAACAGATCAAAGGGTCAGTTAATATAGAAGGTCGCGAAGGTAGCGCCGAGATCGTAGAACTGATGCACTCTGTCAACGTACCCATCGACACTATAACCGGACAAATAACAGCCAAATGTAATCATGGGGATTACGCCCTCATCAAAGAAGTAGACAGTATGTCACCTTATCTCTACCAAGGTGTCGCCACAGGAAAACGCTATGAAAAAGCAGAGCTCAAGTTTTATAAAATAGATGACGCCGGCCAGGAGGCTGAATATTTCCGTACAACCCTGGAGGGGGTTCGCGTGAGTGAAATAGAACCATTCATGTTGAATGTAAAAGATCCGAATTTTGCTAACAATAACCCTCTTGAACTGTTTTATTTGAGCTATGAAAAAATCACCTGGCACCATATTGATGGCAATGTCATATACACAGCTATATGCAGTGACAGGAGAGACGCATAATGGGATGGCTTTACAAGGTAAGTTCTAAGGCATTTTATCTTAATGGAACCTACCAGTTTTCTGCAAAGTACTCCGGCAGGCCCGGCTACAAGAATGACAGTACCCAGGAATGCGTGAAAGGCAAGGGGCCGATTCCACGAGGAAAATATACCATCGGTGAGCCGTTTTATCACCCCAAAACCCGCGCGTGGACGATGCGACTGACCCCTTATGCCTCCAACCAAATGTGTGGGCGTGATGGTTTCATGATTCATGGGGACAGTTCAACGCACCCAGGTGAAGCCTCCGACGGCTGTATCATTGTGAATATTGCCGGCCGAAAAGCCATTGCTGCCAGCGGCGACCATCTGCTTATCGTGGAGTGATAGGTATGCGAAAGGCACTGTTATCCCTTCTAATGGCAGCCCCCTGTTTTTCACATGCCGCAGAAGGCAATTGTGCAGTGATTGGCGGCTCGATGGAGCAGTCCCTCTTTGATGCCATCGTCCATGATCTCAATATCGACGGAGCGACGATTCAAAGGGATAAAACCATTGTGAACGTATTGTATATGTCCCCTGTCTCTGAAGCTTTTGCCCATCAACTTGCTAAAACAGATAGTGACTCAGACAGAAAGAGAAATGGCAAAGCGCTACTGCCGGAAAGTGATTATTTCGAAAGCTATTATATTAACGGGGCAAAGAGCATTACGGCCAGATATACTTTTATAAACCAACATGGCAAGCGCAATGTTTTTATTGCGTCCAGCCTGATGAATAACGATGAGTGCTCTGTACGTTTTAACGGATACCTGACGCTATCCCGTCAATTTTAACAGCATCTTTCCTGTAATTGTCATGACACAGAAAAGGATCGCTCCTTGATCCTTTCCTGCTATCACCTTTCTGGGTCAGTGACGCCCATTGAGGACTATTAAGGCGACCCCATCTTATGCTCAACCAGCAATCTTGCGGGCGGATTGCAGAGGCAGGGCGCTGCGTCGATAGAGATACAGCGTCGCCAGTAGCGCACAGACAGCCGCAAAGCTCATCCAGTAGCCGGGCGAGGCTTTGTCGCCTGTCAATTCAATCAGCCCAGTCGAGACCACCGGGGTGAAGCCACCAAAGAGCGCCGTGGCGAGGCTATAGGCCAGTGAAAAGCCCGCCACGCGTACGTCCGTTGGCATGATCTCCGTCAGGGCGGGGATCATGGCCCCGTTATACAGGCCATAGATGAAGGAGAGCCACAGCAGCACGCCCAGCATCATGGCGAACCCCGGTGCGCTGGCCAGCAGGCTGAGCGCCGGGTAGGAGGTGCAAAGCGCCAGCAGCGTCATGGTCACCAGTACTGGCTTACGGCCGAAGCGATCCGACAGCATCCCGCCAATGGGCAGCCAGATGAAGTTTGAAATCGCCACCAGCAACGTGACCAGCAGGCTGTCGGAGGCACTGAGCATCAGCACTTTCTTGCCGAAGGTCGGCGCATAGACGGTGATGAGATAGAACGCCGTTGTGGTCATCGCAACCATCATCATGCCCGCGATCACCACTTGCCAGTTGGCCAGCAGCGTCTTGAAAACCTGCTTCATCTCGAGGTGTTTACGGCGAGCGTTGAACTCTTGCGTCTCCTCAAGCTTGCGGCGCAGGAAAAAAATAAAAGGCACAATGACGCAACCCAGCAGGAACGGGATGCGCCAGCCCCACTCACGGATCGCCTGCTCATCGAGCAGGGCATTGAGCGCGAAGCCGAGGGCCGCCGCCGCCATGATGGCCACTTGCTGGCTGCCTGATTGCCAGCTGGTATAGAAACCCTTGCGCCCTGGCGTGGCGATCTCCGCCAGATAGACAGAGACCCCGCCCAGCTCCGCGCCTGCCGAGAAACCCTGCAACAAACGGCCAGTCAGCACCAGCAGCGGCGCCCACAGCCCGATGCTGTGGTAAGAGGGGATGAGCACGATAAGGAAGGTGCCAGCCGCCATGATGGAGAGGGTGACAATCAGCCCTTTGCGCCGCCCTACTTTATCAATGTAGGCCCCCAGCACCACCGCCCCGACCGGCCGCATCAGGAAGCCCGCGCCAAAGACGGCAAAGGTCATCATCAAGGATGCAAACTCACTGCTTGACGGGAAAAAGGTATGGGCAATGTAGGTGGCATAAAATCCAAACAGGAAGAAGTCAAACTGCTCCAGAAAGTTACCCGAAGTCACGCGGAAAATAGCGCCAATCCGGGCACGGGTGGTAAGGGTCGAGGTAGGGGAAATGTGCATGGTGATCTCCAAATTGTCAGTGACGCTTTTCGCCGCGCCTGTGCCAAAGACTGGATGAGGAGAGAGCAGTAAATAAGTGCAATTAATGCATCAACCCATGCGCCAGCCACATCATTCCCCGTCCACGTAAGAAAAACCTCTGGATTTACAGCGATTTTATTTTTGGGCACGTGTGTTGCCCAAAAGTCAGGGAGTTAATGAGTTTGCTTTTTTGTGACAGGATTCATAAATAAAATAGGGGAAATTGTGACAGTAAATAATCCGGTCGCCACCTGGGCTATATCACCGCTACGCCCTGCCATCCTCTCGCCGTAGGGCGGTCAATGTTGTTACAGCAATTGTCCTAACCATCATAGAAATCATTGAAAATCATCATCATAATCAACAGCGTGGCGACTGCCTGCCTTGTGTCGCTTGACTTATCACATCGTTTAATCACAGGTGAGTTGCTATGGCCTTTAAAAGAACTGTCCATGCCGTTGATACCCATGCTGGCTGTCCCATGCGCGTGATTACCGGTGGTGTGCCGCATATTCCCGGTAGCAGCGTGTATGAAAAGATGAAATGGCTGGAAGAGAATGATGATCAGCTGCGCAAACTGATGCTGCGGGAGCCGCGGGGCTATCCGGCACACTGCTGCAATATTATTGTGCCGCCAACCGATCCGCAGGCTGATGCGGGCTACATCATCATGGAGCAGATAGAGTACCCGGTGATGTCGGGCGGGAATACCATCGCGGTCGTCACGGTGCTGCTGGAGATGGGCATGTTGCCGATGCAAGAGCCGGTCACCGAGCTGATACTGGAAGCGCCGGCGGGGCTGATCAACGTGCGCGCGGCGTGTCAGGGCGGCAAGGTCAAAAACGTCACCTTTACCAATGTGCCGGCGTTCGCGGTCTATCTGGATGCAATTATCGATGTGCCACATCTTGGCAACGTACAAGTGGACGTCGCCTGGGGCGGCATGTTCTATGTGATCGCGGATGTCCGCCAGTTCCCCGGCATTGAACTGACGCCCGCCTACGGCCGGGAGATTGCGCGCATCTCCGCCATGATCCGTCAGGCCGCGATCGAACAGCTACCGGTTGCGCACCCGGACTATCCCGGCGTTGGCATTACCATTTCCCAGCTCTCTGGCCCCACTGACCACCCGGAGGCGGACTGGCGCAACGTCGTGACAATGGCGTCCGGCGAGTTTTCATGGGATGACCCCTCCACCTGGACAGGCGCGATTGACCGCTGCCCCTGTGGCACCGGCACCTGTGCCAAAATGGCGGTGCTGCACGCCAAGGGCGAGCTGCCCTGCACCGGGATTTTCGCCATCAGGGCATTCTCGGCAACGTATTTACCGGGCGGCTGATCGCAGAGACGGTGACGGATGGCCGGGCGCTGGTGACCCCAACCATCACCGGCCAGAGCTGGATCTACGGCATCAACCACTTCGTGCTCGACCATGACGATCCCTTTGATGAGGGGTTCATGGTGGGCGACATCTGGGCGTAACGGAGGAGCCAGTTACGCCTCGTCGCTCTCCTTACCATAGAAGAGCTTGCCCAGTTTGATCAGCGGGCGGCCCTGGGATTTGCGGTGGAGATTGGTATCGCGTAGCGAGTAGACGCACCCGCAATACTCTTGCTGGTAAAACTGCTCGCGTTTGCTGATCTCAATCATCCGCGCCGCGCCGCCCTGCTTGCGCCAGTTGAAATCCCAGTAGGTCATGCCGGGATAGTGGCTGGCCGCTCGCTGGCCACAGTCGTTGATCTGTTGCATGTTCTTCCAGCGCGAGATGCCCAACGAGCTGCTGATCACCGGAAAGCCGTGCTCGGCAGCATAGAGCGCGGTACGCTCAAAGCGCATATCAAAGCACATCGTGCAGCGCACGCCGCGCTCTGGCTCCCACTCCATGCCCTTTGCCCGCTCAAACCAGTTGTCAGTGTCGTAGTCCGCATCCACAAAGGGCACGCCATGCTGTTCAGCAAAGCGGATATTCTCCTCTTTGCGGAGCAGGTACTCTTTCTGCGGGTGGATATTGGGTTGTAGAAATAGATGGTGTACTCAATGCCCGATGCCTGGATTGCTTCCATCACTTCGCCCGAACAGGGCGCACAGCAGGAGTGGAGCAGCAGTTTATTGGCACCGTTCGGCAGTG
The Nissabacter sp. SGAir0207 DNA segment above includes these coding regions:
- a CDS encoding LysR family transcriptional regulator, with translation MPVNFDLNDLYAFRALVEYGNFRLAAESICLSQSALSRRIDKLEGALGLKLFERTTRRVSLTLAGQTFAERAGRLLTDFEDVMADISEVGQSRTGLVTVACVPSAAYYFMPNVISRFQARYPRVRVKLIDSSASTVYDAVVSGQADFGISFSGSRQPDIEFLPLIEDRYVAACRHDHPLVGKKSLTWQAFYQYAWLGLDKTSGNRNLLDQALAEVVPERPSRCETRHVTTLLGMVEAGLGIAAVPAMSLPASGHSILTHLPLTDPVVTRTVGLLKRNGRILSHVAAELEKLITEQYPPT
- the tssD gene encoding type VI secretion system tube protein TssD translates to MAIPAYLWLTSEKGEQIKGSVNIEGREGSAEIVELMHSVNVPIDTITGQITAKCNHGDYALIKEVDSMSPYLYQGVATGKRYEKAELKFYKIDDAGQEAEYFRTTLEGVRVSEIEPFMLNVKDPNFANNNPLELFYLSYEKITWHHIDGNVIYTAICSDRRDA
- a CDS encoding tlde1 domain-containing protein, whose product is MGWLYKVSSKAFYLNGTYQFSAKYSGRPGYKNDSTQECVKGKGPIPRGKYTIGEPFYHPKTRAWTMRLTPYASNQMCGRDGFMIHGDSSTHPGEASDGCIIVNIAGRKAIAASGDHLLIVE
- a CDS encoding Shiga toxin A subunit, producing MRKALLSLLMAAPCFSHAAEGNCAVIGGSMEQSLFDAIVHDLNIDGATIQRDKTIVNVLYMSPVSEAFAHQLAKTDSDSDRKRNGKALLPESDYFESYYINGAKSITARYTFINQHGKRNVFIASSLMNNDECSVRFNGYLTLSRQF
- a CDS encoding MFS transporter; the encoded protein is MHISPTSTLTTRARIGAIFRVTSGNFLEQFDFFLFGFYATYIAHTFFPSSSEFASLMMTFAVFGAGFLMRPVGAVVLGAYIDKVGRRKGLIVTLSIMAAGTFLIVLIPSYHSIGLWAPLLVLTGRLLQGFSAGAELGGVSVYLAEIATPGRKGFYTSWQSGSQQVAIMAAAALGFALNALLDEQAIREWGWRIPFLLGCVIVPFIFFLRRKLEETQEFNARRKHLEMKQVFKTLLANWQVVIAGMMMVAMTTTAFYLITVYAPTFGKKVLMLSASDSLLVTLLVAISNFIWLPIGGMLSDRFGRKPVLVTMTLLALCTSYPALSLLASAPGFAMMLGVLLWLSFIYGLYNGAMIPALTEIMPTDVRVAGFSLAYSLATALFGGFTPVVSTGLIELTGDKASPGYWMSFAAVCALLATLYLYRRSALPLQSARKIAG